Proteins encoded in a region of the Chryseobacterium piperi genome:
- a CDS encoding quinone oxidoreductase family protein, with protein sequence MKAAVVFEKGGIPQYADFPDPTTIQDHEQLVFVKAASIKHLDRARASGKHYSTENEEHQPKVVGSDGVGLLENGSKVYFFSKNGTVAQKVMADKKMIVPVPDALDITIAAALPNAVMGSAMGLQCKAGLKEGDTVLINGATGVTGKIAVQVAKLYGAKKVIATGRDEEALQSLYELGADEVISLKMEDEDFKMKLKEIHTQTPVDVVLDYIWGHSVELLLSALKGDGTFSPKTRLVSVGGMSGDTIQLSSQTLRGTDIQISGSGLGSWTPKEFSLLLTEILPEMFQAAVEGKLKIETESVDLKDIETVWQNEIHNRKRLVVLI encoded by the coding sequence ATGAAAGCAGCCGTAGTATTTGAAAAGGGAGGAATTCCACAATACGCAGATTTTCCGGATCCGACAACCATTCAGGATCATGAGCAGTTAGTTTTTGTAAAAGCCGCGTCAATTAAACATCTGGACAGAGCTAGAGCCAGTGGAAAGCATTACTCTACAGAAAATGAAGAACATCAGCCGAAGGTTGTAGGAAGCGATGGTGTAGGATTGCTGGAAAACGGATCTAAAGTATATTTTTTCAGTAAAAACGGGACTGTAGCCCAAAAGGTGATGGCAGATAAAAAGATGATTGTCCCTGTTCCTGATGCGCTTGATATTACAATAGCTGCTGCCTTACCCAATGCGGTTATGGGTTCAGCAATGGGACTACAATGTAAAGCAGGATTAAAAGAAGGAGATACGGTACTTATTAACGGAGCTACAGGGGTAACCGGGAAAATAGCCGTTCAGGTGGCTAAACTGTATGGCGCTAAAAAAGTAATAGCTACAGGAAGAGATGAAGAAGCGCTACAATCCCTTTATGAATTGGGTGCAGATGAGGTTATCTCTTTGAAAATGGAAGATGAAGATTTTAAGATGAAGCTGAAAGAGATTCATACACAAACACCTGTTGATGTCGTATTGGATTATATCTGGGGACATTCTGTTGAACTGCTTTTATCAGCTCTGAAAGGAGACGGAACCTTTTCTCCCAAAACCCGACTGGTTTCCGTAGGTGGAATGAGTGGTGATACCATTCAATTATCTTCGCAAACACTGAGAGGAACAGATATTCAGATTTCCGGTTCCGGATTGGGAAGCTGGACTCCTAAAGAATTTTCCCTGTTACTCACAGAAATTCTCCCAGAAATGTTTCAGGCAGCCGTTGAAGGAAAACTAAAAATAGAAACGGAAAGTGTTGATTTAAAAGATATTGAAACCGTTTGGCAAAATGAAATTCATAATAGAAAAAGATTAGTGGTATTAATTTAA
- a CDS encoding tetratricopeptide repeat protein: protein MEEYFGNELVKKFEEMIENNDEFYFDTEELEDIIVYYLELGDFNYADNAVNYGLKLHPNSLDIKIKKLEVLLEWEDYNTAKELIDELKASSMEHTDFLVCYAKYYSNLGNPRRAIEICKKALELKEEENFLHNFIADEYVNLGDPFNALKYYKKALKEDPTDEYALENCMICFNDLKKSEEAIAFLNEYLDEFSYSETAWYEYGQFYFNRKNYEEAIKGFDYLLAINSSSVGVYANKSACYEALGQYKKAIEVYEEMLELEYTKAFTFYKIGLCYKALKQPIMALNSFQKSLREDPQFYLSMMEQSYLYEEMGGMPEALHFAKEATHLNENNLDYQKRLAFLFIDSGKFEESLCCLKKLVAAEPSRFYNWYAYSEVLMLLGEYEEAVTIVYKAIENHNRAELYYQLSNCYFNLKAQEKGIEALQQALDLDPSLAQDMQKKYPYIKDEVKKARAKVQKKS, encoded by the coding sequence TTGGAAGAATATTTTGGAAATGAACTTGTTAAAAAGTTCGAAGAAATGATTGAAAACAATGATGAATTCTATTTCGATACAGAAGAACTGGAAGATATTATTGTTTACTATCTGGAGCTGGGTGATTTTAACTATGCAGATAATGCGGTTAATTATGGCCTGAAGCTTCATCCTAATTCATTGGATATCAAGATTAAAAAACTTGAAGTTCTATTGGAGTGGGAAGATTATAATACGGCAAAGGAGCTCATCGATGAGTTGAAAGCTTCATCTATGGAGCATACCGACTTTTTGGTTTGCTATGCCAAGTATTACTCGAATTTAGGAAATCCTAGAAGAGCCATTGAAATTTGTAAAAAAGCTTTAGAATTGAAAGAAGAAGAAAACTTCCTTCACAATTTTATTGCAGATGAATATGTGAATTTAGGAGATCCTTTCAACGCTCTTAAGTACTACAAAAAAGCATTGAAAGAAGACCCAACGGATGAATATGCGTTGGAAAACTGTATGATCTGCTTTAATGATTTGAAAAAGAGTGAGGAGGCTATTGCCTTTCTGAATGAATATTTAGATGAATTTTCTTATTCCGAAACCGCATGGTATGAGTACGGACAGTTCTATTTCAACAGAAAGAACTATGAGGAAGCGATCAAAGGATTTGATTACTTATTGGCGATCAATTCCAGCTCTGTAGGAGTTTATGCGAATAAATCAGCTTGTTACGAAGCTTTAGGACAATATAAAAAAGCAATCGAAGTATATGAGGAAATGCTTGAACTGGAATACACCAAAGCATTTACATTTTATAAGATTGGATTGTGTTATAAGGCATTGAAGCAGCCGATAATGGCATTGAATTCCTTCCAGAAATCATTGAGAGAAGACCCTCAGTTTTATCTTTCGATGATGGAACAATCGTATTTGTATGAAGAAATGGGCGGAATGCCGGAAGCGTTACATTTTGCAAAAGAAGCAACGCATTTGAATGAAAACAATCTTGACTATCAGAAGAGACTGGCATTTTTATTTATTGATTCCGGAAAGTTTGAAGAAAGCCTTTGCTGTTTAAAGAAACTGGTGGCTGCAGAGCCTTCAAGATTCTACAACTGGTATGCATACTCAGAAGTTTTGATGCTTTTGGGTGAATATGAAGAAGCTGTTACGATTGTGTATAAAGCTATAGAAAATCATAACAGAGCAGAACTGTATTACCAGCTAAGTAACTGTTATTTTAATCTGAAAGCACAGGAAAAAGGAATTGAAGCCCTTCAGCAGGCATTGGATCTTGATCCTTCTCTTGCACAGGATATGCAGAAAAAGTATCCTTACATTAAAGATGAGGTGAAAAAAGCCAGAGCTAAAGTTCAAAAGAAAAGCTGA
- a CDS encoding IS1595-like element ISChpi1 family transposase — MTIFHFTVHFGSETDCRNHFKAQRNKIGISCRKCGHRDHYWKSDKWSYECKACQYRTSLRCGTIMENSKLGFLIWYQAMLLMSCTKKGFSAKEIQKQLGMKRYEPVWLMVQKLRRAMGNRDSRYTLEGMIEFDEAYFSIAASEIEKEKGIRGKGAIGKQNVAVMAESIPLEDMENGKSSKHCRYFKAIVLDTHKSNEINDTIRQSLNEECIVFTDKSKSYVDIADFVELHIMEKSSMQTTKETLKWVHIAINNAKRNLLGNYHKIERKYLQLYLDEFVYKLNRRYFGEQLFDRLVIANITALG; from the coding sequence ATGACTATATTCCATTTCACCGTTCATTTTGGAAGCGAAACAGACTGTCGTAATCACTTTAAGGCCCAAAGAAATAAAATAGGAATATCATGCAGGAAGTGTGGTCATAGGGATCATTATTGGAAAAGCGATAAATGGAGTTACGAATGTAAAGCTTGTCAATACAGAACATCTCTTCGCTGTGGTACCATCATGGAAAACTCAAAACTTGGTTTTTTGATTTGGTATCAGGCGATGCTTCTCATGAGTTGTACCAAGAAAGGTTTTTCGGCCAAGGAAATCCAGAAGCAACTAGGAATGAAAAGATATGAACCGGTATGGTTGATGGTACAGAAGCTCAGAAGGGCTATGGGTAATAGGGATTCCCGTTACACCTTGGAAGGAATGATAGAATTTGATGAAGCTTATTTTAGCATTGCCGCTTCAGAGATTGAAAAAGAAAAAGGTATTCGGGGAAAGGGAGCAATCGGAAAACAGAATGTTGCTGTCATGGCTGAATCTATACCACTGGAAGATATGGAAAACGGGAAGTCTTCTAAACATTGCCGTTACTTTAAAGCTATCGTTTTGGACACCCATAAGTCTAATGAGATCAATGATACTATTAGACAATCTTTAAATGAAGAATGTATCGTATTTACAGACAAAAGTAAGTCTTATGTAGATATAGCAGACTTTGTCGAACTTCATATTATGGAAAAATCATCAATGCAGACTACCAAAGAAACTTTGAAATGGGTTCATATAGCCATAAATAATGCTAAAAGAAATCTCTTGGGGAACTATCATAAAATCGAAAGAAAGTATTTACAACTTTATCTTGACGAATTTGTTTACAAGCTCAATCGAAGATATTTCGGTGAACAACTATTTGATAGGCTTGTCATTGCTAACATTACAGCTTTAGGTTAA
- a CDS encoding terpene synthase family protein codes for MENVASKYNNYPYWFTPTGMASSTSYTVHQLRDILVQWIEQEGIGKYYPWEELEQWELERYVIYAFPNIELKDAALAASWSAWLVIFEEWLSTIEGSLEESITKFSNCLDDDWVSDDYKQEILIKSFQSLQLKAMEGMPERWKNVFKDNLNFYFRSLIEERKQYEAKNYPDFQAYKNQRKDSSGARIWINLIERLYHQPCSEELNALPELEELRTTAAEIFALSRDYYKISHYLSYKSYYRILRVLRQQERLSPLDCEERAKEEIIKSVEMFQIDREKIEKKIKKENEKELEIYIDQLGAWAYGADVWAWESIKINTHHHRESSSSMNEKRLRCNKEEIFTGIYYADRQTSDLPAPVKMKIPYTSLEGEDAYADAYQIMTNIYVMPEALILFWIEGDDQSTSDLIDTQDAKEKFVRGIRHNIREIKEGYSGKLLIDYFVENTFHFFELKNGEKAGGILIMAPTNNQTAKGIFNYELPYPFDQALAGQPTGSIITTYPHVYMEPWENFDKTLTHNLLHAFKSLQGEYTSDTINIYSYLGEGYSSSNTTYRIMINDISITNRTESIFNGIFPPLIGDDYVTESSIIQDNLKMNRGHIYLNKSKKLLYYPSDLFKIPSKRSENLNIPTYDSLLTKIGPYEFTFQNNVYYPDETKEISRFSQAFERVSWRDVLSGRKEEIENVFKRVKLPTFYGGKFTNSKKEVYDNERSLYTIFPSVVHILNEKVGNTPETVLDYRHWTTVLSKHITADSFAIANLFRFYSLSENLANILGIHYGLVDWNLQSASPEEAALSVISLIGIPHSKGTPLEEVLLNRLYSENEIAPYLESAETPSFYIREYRERRNVNWSAFLYNQLNNLAIPIIKDIYLRAEQSIYISFAQVIAMVEYKASLIREQIQADVDIDALDMAFLVMNDYLHGMMDDLLVKVAVNIKESMHHALLYLINQLCDQKLTDFTVEFMKRSKQEFIGEYEDEKAAASLFEDHISHLKEDVFEYSERIKIVVEALDQAYGLWPSTHNLLHTEPPLFLDIKADFREGSHIDIDQIKVKWMLPLNIPYDLIHCINIVFEEYDNDGNIINTVSVPVEDQSLEIIPMLPLTEETYLWKVYFIDSHGVNISTKKSEIKYAYQEDKQVLQYDFNALENGNLPIFRPCVGSVFRIISEESNMALTHGEIREEDQGKFKEFPNRINYYADLIQEPVSNDIKQLWRLNRSYQIEEKKLEINDKDYFVFENIASGMMINRATLKSSNEKIVFCSDDIKNGNSFFNPDVGKWGRFRLRDLEKDLGIGFKQGDEDNDKKGKKVSVITIEDDNPLYEWRLVDANIEIPVTDGIYYISSEVTKMFLDRNLPIEDDTTVIQWPIASKEYPPIWQVQEFDSGYVKLFNLQNKKFLSEDESDGQVVEDEDFYYYELEANPSKFYGQFDLYYDQGWRISNHAFGNGTLQVKNDIDYNVPEPLISAVGFDHLSKFRFTPFPSLGRGYYILFDTGDALTYEANAFGQLAKKKKDSQDKNQQWWLMPATGADDFHIINHNGMRLFAIDDTLGVFSIADTTGENSKVRWRLAYQDKGWKIISAEDNKVIAYVGAKTQLLQMRDDTSTRFTFEALSDQTNQLKKYYSIRPAMEPDLAMSAKDEFVSSTIIMTGYDKNDPKQLWEIEYLEGNICFIMNVYSKRYINVWKGFNTEGYNIIQWREKGDGKEPGDNEKWELQNIQHYSFEGPSRWNCIVQHSKKALTGKIVEEEGELRLVQADIDDNNSNYLQQWVIEPVLYKPKNK; via the coding sequence ATGGAAAATGTTGCGTCAAAATATAACAATTATCCCTATTGGTTTACACCAACGGGAATGGCTTCAAGTACATCATATACAGTCCATCAACTTCGCGATATATTAGTGCAATGGATTGAGCAGGAAGGTATTGGGAAATATTATCCATGGGAAGAACTTGAACAATGGGAATTGGAAAGATATGTGATATACGCTTTCCCCAATATAGAACTTAAAGATGCTGCTTTAGCGGCTTCTTGGTCTGCCTGGTTGGTTATTTTTGAAGAATGGCTTAGCACCATAGAAGGGAGTTTGGAAGAAAGTATAACAAAATTTAGCAATTGTTTAGACGATGATTGGGTGAGCGATGATTATAAACAAGAAATATTGATAAAAAGCTTTCAGTCTCTCCAGTTAAAGGCAATGGAAGGAATGCCGGAGAGATGGAAAAATGTATTTAAGGATAATTTAAACTTTTATTTTAGATCTCTTATCGAGGAAAGAAAGCAGTATGAAGCCAAAAATTATCCTGATTTCCAGGCTTACAAGAACCAGAGAAAAGACTCTTCTGGCGCAAGGATATGGATTAATCTTATCGAGAGATTATATCATCAGCCGTGTAGTGAAGAACTAAACGCGTTGCCTGAGCTAGAGGAATTAAGAACAACGGCTGCAGAGATTTTTGCTTTAAGCCGGGATTACTATAAAATTTCTCACTATCTTTCTTACAAGAGCTATTACCGGATTTTAAGAGTACTCCGGCAGCAGGAAAGGCTCTCTCCTTTAGACTGTGAAGAGCGAGCGAAAGAGGAAATCATTAAAAGTGTCGAAATGTTTCAGATCGACAGAGAAAAAATAGAAAAGAAAATTAAAAAAGAGAATGAAAAGGAGTTGGAAATCTATATTGACCAATTGGGAGCATGGGCATATGGTGCCGATGTTTGGGCATGGGAAAGTATTAAAATTAATACCCATCATCACCGTGAGTCTTCTTCCTCAATGAATGAGAAGCGTTTAAGATGTAACAAAGAAGAAATATTCACGGGTATATATTACGCTGATAGGCAAACAAGTGACCTGCCTGCTCCTGTAAAGATGAAAATACCATATACCTCGTTAGAAGGTGAGGATGCTTATGCAGATGCCTATCAAATAATGACCAATATTTATGTTATGCCAGAAGCTCTTATCTTATTTTGGATAGAAGGAGATGACCAATCTACTTCGGATTTGATAGACACTCAAGATGCTAAAGAAAAGTTTGTAAGAGGTATCCGCCATAACATTAGGGAGATAAAAGAGGGATACAGTGGAAAGCTGCTGATAGACTATTTCGTTGAGAATACTTTCCACTTTTTTGAATTGAAAAATGGAGAGAAAGCTGGTGGGATTTTGATTATGGCTCCTACCAATAATCAGACTGCCAAGGGAATTTTTAATTACGAATTGCCTTATCCTTTTGACCAGGCTTTGGCTGGCCAACCAACGGGTTCCATTATTACAACATATCCACATGTTTATATGGAGCCGTGGGAAAACTTTGATAAAACACTTACTCATAATCTGCTACATGCATTCAAAAGCCTTCAGGGAGAATATACCTCTGATACCATCAATATTTATTCATATTTAGGAGAAGGCTATTCCTCATCCAATACTACCTACAGAATAATGATCAATGATATTTCGATCACTAATCGAACTGAATCTATTTTTAATGGTATTTTCCCTCCTCTTATCGGAGATGATTATGTGACGGAAAGCAGTATAATACAAGATAATTTAAAGATGAATAGAGGACATATATATCTGAATAAATCTAAAAAGTTATTGTATTATCCAAGTGATCTCTTCAAAATCCCTAGTAAACGTTCTGAAAATCTAAACATTCCTACCTATGATTCCTTGCTTACGAAAATAGGACCTTATGAATTTACTTTTCAAAATAACGTATACTATCCTGATGAAACCAAGGAAATAAGCCGGTTTTCTCAGGCATTCGAAAGAGTGAGTTGGAGAGATGTTTTATCAGGCAGAAAGGAGGAGATAGAAAATGTTTTTAAGAGAGTAAAACTTCCGACTTTTTATGGTGGTAAATTTACAAATAGCAAAAAAGAGGTGTATGACAACGAGCGATCACTCTATACCATTTTTCCTTCTGTTGTACATATCTTGAACGAAAAAGTAGGAAACACGCCTGAAACAGTACTTGATTATCGACATTGGACTACTGTGCTATCAAAGCACATTACGGCTGATAGTTTTGCTATAGCCAATCTGTTCAGGTTTTATAGCCTTTCGGAAAATCTTGCTAATATACTTGGAATTCATTACGGACTTGTTGATTGGAATTTACAGTCTGCATCACCGGAAGAGGCGGCGCTCTCTGTGATCAGTCTTATCGGTATTCCTCATAGTAAAGGAACTCCCCTGGAGGAGGTACTACTGAATAGACTTTATTCTGAGAATGAGATTGCACCTTACCTGGAAAGTGCTGAAACACCAAGTTTCTATATAAGAGAATATCGGGAAAGGAGGAATGTAAATTGGTCTGCTTTTCTCTACAACCAACTAAATAACCTAGCCATCCCCATTATAAAAGATATTTATCTCCGGGCAGAGCAATCCATTTATATCTCTTTTGCGCAGGTAATAGCCATGGTGGAATACAAGGCAAGTTTGATTAGAGAGCAAATCCAAGCAGATGTCGATATTGATGCTCTGGATATGGCCTTTTTAGTAATGAATGATTATCTTCATGGGATGATGGATGATTTGTTGGTTAAGGTAGCGGTGAATATTAAAGAAAGCATGCACCATGCTTTACTTTATCTTATTAATCAACTCTGTGATCAAAAATTGACCGATTTTACAGTAGAATTTATGAAGAGAAGCAAGCAGGAATTTATTGGTGAATACGAGGATGAGAAGGCTGCTGCATCGCTTTTTGAAGACCATATTTCCCATTTAAAAGAAGACGTTTTTGAGTATAGTGAGCGGATAAAAATTGTGGTAGAGGCTCTTGATCAAGCCTATGGCCTATGGCCCAGCACCCATAATCTTCTTCATACCGAACCGCCTTTGTTTTTAGATATTAAAGCCGATTTTAGAGAGGGTAGCCATATAGATATTGACCAGATTAAGGTCAAATGGATGTTGCCCCTAAACATCCCCTATGATCTTATACACTGTATAAATATTGTTTTTGAGGAATATGACAATGACGGGAATATAATCAATACGGTGTCGGTCCCTGTAGAAGACCAAAGTTTAGAAATCATCCCGATGCTTCCTCTTACAGAAGAGACTTACTTATGGAAAGTTTATTTTATAGATTCTCATGGAGTGAATATTTCTACAAAAAAAAGTGAAATTAAATATGCATATCAAGAAGACAAGCAGGTGTTACAATATGATTTTAATGCATTAGAAAATGGAAACCTCCCAATTTTCCGGCCATGTGTAGGTAGTGTTTTTAGAATCATTTCTGAAGAGAGTAATATGGCATTAACACATGGGGAAATAAGAGAAGAGGATCAAGGTAAATTTAAGGAATTTCCAAATAGAATAAATTATTATGCAGATTTAATTCAGGAGCCTGTTAGTAATGATATAAAGCAATTATGGCGATTGAACAGGTCTTACCAGATAGAAGAAAAGAAGCTTGAAATTAATGATAAAGACTATTTTGTATTTGAAAATATAGCCTCAGGAATGATGATTAATCGAGCGACGCTAAAAAGCTCAAATGAAAAAATAGTTTTTTGTTCAGATGATATAAAAAACGGGAATTCTTTTTTTAATCCTGATGTTGGGAAATGGGGAAGATTCAGACTAAGGGATCTTGAAAAGGATTTGGGAATTGGTTTTAAGCAGGGTGATGAAGATAATGATAAAAAAGGGAAAAAAGTCTCAGTAATTACCATAGAAGACGATAATCCATTGTACGAATGGCGTCTGGTCGATGCCAATATAGAAATACCCGTTACAGATGGGATCTATTATATTTCTTCAGAAGTTACTAAGATGTTTTTAGATAGGAATTTACCTATTGAAGATGATACTACAGTTATTCAATGGCCTATAGCCTCTAAAGAATACCCTCCAATATGGCAGGTTCAGGAATTTGACTCAGGATATGTAAAGCTATTTAATCTTCAGAACAAAAAATTCCTTTCGGAAGATGAGTCGGATGGGCAGGTAGTTGAGGATGAAGATTTTTATTATTATGAGCTGGAAGCTAATCCAAGCAAATTTTATGGGCAGTTTGATCTTTATTACGATCAGGGATGGAGGATTTCAAACCATGCATTTGGTAATGGAACCTTGCAGGTGAAGAATGATATAGATTATAATGTACCGGAACCTCTGATTTCTGCTGTAGGCTTTGACCATCTTAGTAAATTTAGATTTACTCCTTTCCCCAGTCTCGGAAGAGGGTATTATATATTGTTTGACACTGGAGATGCCCTTACTTATGAGGCGAATGCATTTGGGCAGCTTGCGAAGAAGAAAAAAGATAGTCAAGATAAAAATCAGCAATGGTGGTTGATGCCAGCAACAGGAGCAGATGATTTTCATATCATCAATCATAATGGGATGAGATTATTTGCCATAGATGATACACTCGGTGTATTTTCTATAGCTGACACTACCGGGGAAAACAGCAAAGTCCGGTGGAGATTGGCCTATCAAGACAAAGGATGGAAGATCATTTCTGCAGAAGATAATAAGGTTATCGCTTATGTAGGTGCTAAAACACAGCTTCTACAAATGAGAGATGATACATCTACACGATTTACTTTTGAAGCTTTATCCGATCAGACCAATCAGCTAAAGAAATATTATTCTATAAGGCCTGCTATGGAGCCTGATTTGGCGATGAGTGCAAAAGACGAGTTTGTAAGTAGCACTATTATCATGACAGGATATGATAAAAACGATCCGAAACAGTTATGGGAAATAGAATATTTGGAAGGCAATATATGTTTCATTATGAATGTATACAGTAAGCGGTATATCAACGTATGGAAAGGGTTTAACACCGAAGGATACAATATTATTCAGTGGAGAGAAAAAGGAGATGGCAAAGAACCGGGAGATAATGAAAAATGGGAACTACAGAATATACAGCATTATTCTTTCGAAGGACCCAGCCGCTGGAATTGTATTGTTCAACATTCTAAAAAAGCACTAACGGGTAAAATAGTGGAAGAAGAAGGAGAGTTGCGCTTAGTACAAGCAGATATAGATGATAATAATTCGAATTATTTGCAGCAGTGGGTTATTGAACCGGTACTATATAAACCTAAAAACAAATAA